Within Nitrososphaera sp., the genomic segment ATAATAGCTGGCGAGCGTGAGAATTACGAGGATAAGATAAAGAAGGTGGAGCGCGAGGGCGTCGAACTTATCCATCTCGACGTCATGGACGGGGTCTTTGTGCCGAACTCGACTTTTCTTGCTGACACGATAAAGAGGCTCAGGAGAATCACGAGCCTGCCGTTTGACGCCCACCTTATGATTGAAAAGCCGCTCCAGCATCTGCAGGATTACATCGACGCACGCTGCGACATTATTACAGTACACGCAGAGGCTTGCAGCCATTCCGAGTTCAGGCAGATACAGGAGAAACTGATATCAAACGGAATAAGCCCCGGAATCGCCCTAAACCCAGAGACCGACGTGCCCGCGTGGCTTTATGATTGCCTTTCAGATCTTGACGTCGTAACCGTCATGTCCGTTCATCCGGGCTTTGCCGGCCAAAAGTTCATGCCAGAGGTCTTGCCCAAGATGGTCGCTATCGACATAAAGTTGCGCGAGGCAGGCTTTAGGGGTTATATCGAGGCTGACGGCGGTATCGATGCTACGACCCTGCAGCAGGTTTACGACGCCGGCGCGCGTATATTTGTGGCTGGAAGCGCGGTCTATGGCGGTTCTGATATCCACGGTGCGATAATCCAGCTCAGGCACAAGGCTGCGGTAGCCCTGGAGAGAAAGCTCCTTGACCACGCGAGCAGGCTTAACATTAGAGCTGATTGGCTGAAAGCAAGGAAGCACGTCCTTATCCCGTACGCCAGCGAGCTGGCCATAGAGGAAGAGCTGCATGCTGTTAAGTAGCGAAAAAAGGATTGCCGACATGAGGTCGGCGTACGGCGACGCACTGGTGGAACTGGGAAGAGACGATCCTAGAATTGTTTGTGTTGGAGGGGACACTACCGAGTCGCTAAAGACGAAAAAGTTTGGCGACAAATTTCCGGACAGAATGTTCAACGTCGGAATTGCGGAAGCAAACCTTGTTTCGATCGCGGCAGGTCTCGCAATTGCAGGCAAGATTGCCTTTGCCAGCACTTACGCTGCCTTTATTCCCGGTAGGTGCGTGGACCAGATTCGAAACGCTGTATGCTATCCAAACCTGGATGTCAAGCTTGTGGTCTCTCATGGAGGACTGACGGTCGGCCCCGACGGTGCATCACACCAACAGATTGAAGACATCGCAGGAATGAGGGCTATTCCTAGGATGCGCGTGATCGTGCCAGCAGACGCTACTTCGGTGAAGCATCTTATCAGGGTTCTTGCTTATACCAGCGGCCCATTCTACATGAGGCTGGCACGGCCTTCAAACGAGGTGGTGTATTCCGAACAGAGCAACGGCGACTCTTTCAAAATTGGAAAAGGGATTGTTCTCTCTGAAGGTAGCGATGCCACAATAATCGCATGTGGTCTCTTGGTCGGAATGGCTATTGAGGCCGCAAAGGCTCTGAAGGAGCGGGGAATCTCGTGCCGAGTCGTCGACATGTTTTCCATAAAGCCACTTGACAAGGATCTGGTTTCAAAATGCGCCAAGGATACGGGAGTCATAGTGACGGCGGAGGAGCACAACATACTGGGGGGGCTGGGAAGCGCCGTGGCCGAGTCCGCCTCTGAAAGTTATCCTGTCCCCGTCCAGCGCGTCGGAGTCAGGGATACTTTTGGAGAATCAGCGAGGGACGAGGAAATTGATGATTTGCTGGCAAAGTATGGCCTGACATCAAGGGACATTGTAAACTCTGTTTTTGAAGCAAGGAGCAAGCTCAGGAAATGAAGATTTTTTTAGATACCGCAAATTTGGATCAGATAAAGACCTACAATGATATGGGCCTTGTCGATGGAGTCACTACCAACCCGACACTCCTTTCAAAGGAAAAGGCAAGCCCGACGGAAATCATGCGGCAGATAGCAAAGATGGTAGATGGTCCGGTGAGCCTGGAGGTCGTATCCACAAGTTATGAGGGCATGCTAGAGGAGGCGCACAGGCTCAGAGAATACGGCCAGAACGTCGTAGTAAAGATACCGATGCTTCCAGATGGCCTCAAGGCAGTCAAGCAACTAAAGAAAGAGGGCACCCAAACCAACGTCACGCTGATATTTTCTGCCAACCAAGCGGTTCTGGCAGCCAAGGCCGGCGCTTCATACGTGAGCCCGTTTATTGGAAGGCTTGACGACGCGGGGCACGACGGAATGGCGTTGATCGAAGACATTGTAAAGATCTTTAATAATTACCATTTTGACACAAACGTCCTAGTTGCCAGCATACGCCATCCCCTGCATGTTGTCGAGGCTGCCAAGATTGGGGCCCACGTGGTGACATTGCCTCCAGACATCCTTGGCAAGATGATGGCT encodes:
- a CDS encoding transketolase family protein, with translation MLLSSEKRIADMRSAYGDALVELGRDDPRIVCVGGDTTESLKTKKFGDKFPDRMFNVGIAEANLVSIAAGLAIAGKIAFASTYAAFIPGRCVDQIRNAVCYPNLDVKLVVSHGGLTVGPDGASHQQIEDIAGMRAIPRMRVIVPADATSVKHLIRVLAYTSGPFYMRLARPSNEVVYSEQSNGDSFKIGKGIVLSEGSDATIIACGLLVGMAIEAAKALKERGISCRVVDMFSIKPLDKDLVSKCAKDTGVIVTAEEHNILGGLGSAVAESASESYPVPVQRVGVRDTFGESARDEEIDDLLAKYGLTSRDIVNSVFEARSKLRK
- the fsa gene encoding fructose-6-phosphate aldolase; this translates as MKIFLDTANLDQIKTYNDMGLVDGVTTNPTLLSKEKASPTEIMRQIAKMVDGPVSLEVVSTSYEGMLEEAHRLREYGQNVVVKIPMLPDGLKAVKQLKKEGTQTNVTLIFSANQAVLAAKAGASYVSPFIGRLDDAGHDGMALIEDIVKIFNNYHFDTNVLVASIRHPLHVVEAAKIGAHVVTLPPDILGKMMAHPLTDKGLATFLSDWEKVRKGNPNLEF